The Pontibacter pudoricolor genome contains a region encoding:
- a CDS encoding porin family protein, which produces MNIRFILALLFMLGFGFNSMAQTISVGPRLGVNFGTQKIPGSDADFAKNWNDNAEANTGLQIGGVANIKFNETFSVQPELLFTQKGYKYEGDTRSVTGKYDYLELPVLAKISFGSPDFQGFITAGPTFGYWASGKDTYKIGGSEFSEDVDFDNDNYIENRSEIGGSIGVGFAAYLGGGSLNFDVRYGAGFSSVYDSSDDDKLKNRGISVSLAYLFSL; this is translated from the coding sequence ATGAATATCAGATTTATTCTTGCACTGCTGTTTATGCTAGGTTTTGGATTTAATTCAATGGCACAAACAATTTCAGTTGGACCCCGCCTGGGCGTTAACTTTGGTACTCAGAAAATTCCAGGATCAGATGCTGACTTTGCCAAAAACTGGAATGATAATGCTGAAGCTAATACCGGCCTGCAGATTGGTGGAGTAGCTAATATTAAATTTAACGAAACATTTTCTGTTCAGCCGGAGCTGTTGTTTACCCAGAAAGGCTACAAGTATGAAGGTGATACCAGGTCGGTGACTGGGAAGTACGATTACCTGGAGCTACCAGTATTGGCTAAAATATCGTTTGGCTCACCCGATTTTCAGGGGTTTATAACGGCAGGGCCGACATTTGGGTACTGGGCAAGCGGTAAAGATACCTACAAAATTGGCGGCTCTGAATTCAGCGAAGATGTAGATTTTGATAATGATAATTATATTGAGAACCGGTCAGAAATTGGTGGAAGTATTGGTGTCGGGTTTGCAGCTTACTTAGGCGGCGGCTCACTAAATTTTGACGTACGCTATGGTGCTGGCTTTTCGAGTGTTTATGATTCTTCCGATGACGATAAGTTAAAGAACAGAGGCATCAGCGTTTCTTTAGCTTACCTGTTTAGCTTGTAA
- a CDS encoding M48 family metalloprotease — translation MMNSTIKRLTLALALLVAPVVMVESVAATTTTTTAGARDIVKEIIDVVGLKPRFELRAANIENAAAVIYNGKRYILYNEDFLAAINNAVHTDWGGVSILAHEIGHHLNGHTLSRAGSNPADELEADEFSGFVLRKMGASLAEAQAAINLLSEEHTSATHPGRSYRLASISKGWRNADSQLLASSQGQQPDRNEIVSRPATRQQPQVQHASLDSRNILSRVHFSSIPDEEFYITKHMQLVHITSNGARVIGKLSKTNNRNYPYYFESDHLQPLFVTDRGAVVNQQGQSVGYLT, via the coding sequence ATGATGAACTCAACTATAAAAAGACTAACACTTGCGCTTGCGTTGCTTGTGGCGCCGGTTGTTATGGTAGAGTCGGTGGCGGCTACCACCACTACCACTACAGCAGGAGCGCGCGATATTGTAAAAGAGATAATTGATGTAGTAGGCTTAAAACCACGCTTTGAGCTGCGTGCTGCTAATATCGAGAATGCTGCCGCAGTAATTTATAACGGTAAGCGCTACATTTTATATAACGAGGATTTCCTGGCGGCTATTAACAATGCCGTGCATACCGATTGGGGCGGAGTAAGTATTCTGGCGCATGAGATCGGCCATCACCTGAACGGGCATACCCTGAGCAGAGCAGGCAGCAACCCAGCCGATGAACTGGAAGCAGATGAGTTTTCAGGGTTTGTATTGCGCAAAATGGGCGCGAGCCTGGCAGAGGCACAGGCGGCCATAAACCTGCTTTCAGAAGAGCATACATCCGCCACACACCCGGGCCGCAGCTATCGCCTGGCCTCTATCAGCAAAGGCTGGCGCAACGCCGATTCTCAGTTATTGGCAAGCTCGCAGGGCCAGCAGCCTGATCGTAACGAGATCGTATCGCGGCCTGCTACAAGGCAACAACCGCAGGTGCAGCACGCTTCCCTGGACAGCCGAAACATCCTGAGCCGGGTACATTTTTCATCGATACCCGACGAGGAATTTTATATAACCAAACATATGCAGCTGGTGCACATAACCAGTAACGGAGCTAGGGTAATCGGTAAACTGTCGAAAACAAATAACCGCAATTACCCTTACTATTTCGAAAGCGACCATTTGCAGCCGCTTTTTGTAACAGACCGGGGAGCAGTGGTAAACCAGCAGGGCCAAAGCGTCGGGTACCTGACCTAA
- a CDS encoding NUDIX domain-containing protein, with amino-acid sequence MLRRQPQKQMQIKGKQKVYDGYFKMYELTVEQDGHTFKREQFDRGTAVAALVHDTEKDSFILTKQFRIGSESELIEIVAGMIDDGEAPEVSIRREIEEEIGYHVDQLEHLYTFYSSPGGTTEKVLLYFAEVSKQHADGGGKADEHEKIEIVELSVREFLELETPDAKTIISQLWFKLKQK; translated from the coding sequence ATGCTGCGCAGGCAGCCACAAAAACAAATGCAGATCAAAGGCAAACAGAAAGTATATGATGGTTACTTTAAAATGTATGAGCTAACCGTAGAGCAGGATGGCCATACATTTAAGCGCGAACAATTTGACCGTGGCACAGCCGTGGCCGCGCTGGTACACGATACTGAGAAAGATAGTTTTATACTTACCAAACAGTTCAGGATAGGTTCGGAATCAGAACTGATCGAGATTGTGGCTGGTATGATTGACGATGGTGAAGCACCGGAAGTTAGCATCAGGCGCGAGATAGAAGAAGAAATCGGCTACCATGTTGATCAGCTGGAACATCTGTATACGTTCTATTCGTCGCCGGGCGGTACTACCGAAAAAGTGCTGTTATACTTTGCTGAAGTGAGCAAGCAGCATGCAGACGGCGGCGGTAAAGCCGATGAGCACGAGAAGATCGAAATCGTAGAATTAAGTGTCCGGGAATTCCTGGAACTGGAGACCCCGGATGCCAAAACGATCATTTCGCAACTATGGTTTAAGCTGAAGCAGAAGTAG
- a CDS encoding Tex family protein has protein sequence MEFNINHLLKISSELNITIKQIEATATLLDEGATVPFISRYRKEATGSLDEVQIAAIRDRMEQLRELDKRRESILKSIREQEKLTPELEEQIMAAETMAVLEDIYLPYKPKRRTKATIAREKGLEPLAQRLFEQENFDVEGEAANYISEEKEVKDTAEALAGARDIMAEWMNENAEARASMRQLFEKNGVFKSRVMLGKEEEGQKFKDYFEWEEPIEKAPSHRILAMRRGETENVLMLSAQPEEEAAIEKLEAMFVKGNNAASEQVRMAAKDCYKRMLKMSMETEVRLSSKKRADEEAIRVFADNLRQLLLSSPLGQKTVLALDPGFRTGVKSVVLDKQGKLLHNETIYPHTGQHKEQEAAQAVRYMVTRFEVEAIAIGNGTASRETEAFVKSLKLPASVMVVMVNESGASIYSASEVAREEFPNQDVTVRGAVSIGRRLMDPLAELVKIDPKSIGVGQYQHDVDQSALKHSLDDVVMSCVNAVGVEVNTASKQLLTYVSGLGPALAQNIVEYRNENGPFKTRTELKKVARLGEKAFEQAAGFLRIRNAKNPLDASAVHPESYPIVEQMAKDLGVTVLDLMQKDELRKQINLKKYVTETVGLPTLQDIVSELAKPGRDPRQTFEAFSFTEGVNEIKDLREGMKLPGIVTNITAFGAFVDIGVHQDGLVHVSHLSDRFVTNPHDVVKVGQKVEVTVLEVDANRKRISLSMKGDPAAPKPARDGGNRDRNNKTAGKKEEEPMDDFQAKLAKLKGMFK, from the coding sequence ATGGAGTTCAATATAAACCATTTGCTTAAGATCTCTTCTGAGCTGAACATTACGATCAAACAGATCGAGGCGACAGCTACGTTGCTGGATGAAGGTGCTACCGTACCATTCATTTCCCGTTACCGGAAAGAAGCTACCGGCTCCCTGGATGAAGTACAAATCGCTGCCATCCGCGACAGGATGGAGCAATTGCGTGAGCTGGATAAGCGCCGCGAAAGTATCCTGAAATCAATCCGTGAGCAGGAAAAACTGACGCCGGAACTGGAAGAGCAGATTATGGCTGCCGAAACAATGGCTGTGCTGGAAGATATTTACCTGCCTTATAAGCCAAAGCGCCGTACCAAAGCAACTATAGCCCGCGAAAAAGGACTGGAGCCATTGGCACAGCGCCTGTTTGAGCAGGAAAATTTTGACGTGGAAGGGGAAGCGGCTAACTATATTTCGGAAGAGAAAGAAGTAAAAGATACTGCCGAAGCCCTTGCCGGTGCCCGTGATATCATGGCCGAGTGGATGAACGAGAACGCTGAAGCACGCGCCAGTATGCGCCAGCTTTTCGAGAAGAATGGCGTGTTTAAGAGCCGGGTGATGCTGGGCAAGGAAGAAGAAGGCCAGAAGTTCAAGGATTACTTTGAGTGGGAAGAGCCGATCGAGAAAGCTCCGTCGCACCGCATACTGGCCATGCGCCGCGGCGAAACTGAAAACGTGCTGATGCTGAGTGCCCAGCCTGAAGAGGAAGCAGCGATCGAAAAACTGGAGGCCATGTTCGTAAAAGGCAATAATGCGGCATCGGAGCAGGTTAGGATGGCAGCTAAAGATTGTTATAAGCGCATGCTTAAAATGAGCATGGAGACCGAAGTACGCCTGAGCTCAAAAAAACGCGCCGACGAAGAAGCCATACGTGTATTTGCCGATAACCTGCGCCAGTTGCTTCTTTCTTCGCCGCTTGGTCAGAAAACAGTATTAGCCCTCGATCCTGGATTCAGAACGGGTGTAAAGTCGGTTGTACTGGATAAACAAGGCAAACTGCTGCACAACGAAACGATTTACCCGCACACTGGGCAACATAAAGAGCAGGAAGCAGCACAAGCTGTACGCTACATGGTTACCCGCTTTGAAGTGGAGGCCATTGCTATCGGTAACGGTACTGCCAGCCGCGAAACAGAAGCATTTGTGAAGAGCCTTAAATTGCCGGCTTCGGTTATGGTAGTAATGGTGAACGAGAGTGGTGCATCTATTTATTCGGCTTCAGAAGTTGCCCGCGAGGAGTTCCCTAATCAGGATGTGACGGTTCGTGGCGCTGTTTCCATTGGGCGCCGTTTAATGGACCCGCTTGCCGAACTGGTAAAGATCGACCCGAAAAGTATTGGTGTAGGCCAGTACCAGCACGATGTGGATCAGTCTGCGCTTAAACACTCGCTGGATGATGTGGTGATGAGCTGCGTGAATGCCGTGGGTGTGGAAGTGAATACTGCCAGCAAGCAGCTGTTAACCTATGTTTCAGGCTTAGGTCCTGCTTTGGCCCAGAATATAGTGGAGTACCGCAACGAGAACGGACCGTTTAAAACCCGCACCGAACTGAAAAAAGTTGCCCGCCTGGGCGAAAAGGCTTTTGAGCAGGCAGCTGGTTTCCTTCGTATCCGAAATGCTAAAAATCCGCTGGATGCATCGGCTGTACACCCGGAAAGCTACCCTATAGTGGAGCAAATGGCAAAAGACCTGGGTGTAACCGTTCTGGACCTGATGCAGAAAGATGAGCTTCGCAAGCAGATCAACCTGAAGAAGTATGTAACCGAAACCGTAGGTTTGCCAACGCTACAGGATATAGTTAGCGAGTTAGCAAAGCCAGGACGTGACCCGCGCCAGACCTTTGAGGCTTTCAGTTTTACAGAAGGCGTGAACGAGATAAAAGACCTGCGTGAGGGCATGAAACTGCCGGGCATTGTTACCAACATAACTGCTTTCGGCGCTTTCGTGGATATCGGGGTGCACCAGGACGGCCTGGTACACGTGAGTCATTTATCTGACCGCTTTGTAACCAACCCGCATGATGTGGTAAAAGTTGGGCAGAAGGTAGAAGTTACGGTGCTGGAAGTGGATGCCAACCGCAAACGCATATCCCTTAGTATGAAAGGCGATCCGGCTGCTCCTAAGCCAGCCAGAGATGGCGGTAATAGAGACCGTAACAACAAAACTGCGGGCAAAAAAGAAGAAGAGCCGATGGATGACTTCCAGGCGAAGCTTGCCAAGCTGAAGGGGATGTTTAAGTAG
- a CDS encoding porin family protein: MNRNSTVFLLLLCFVLAWSDAAGQSTLLKRMQESKIPERGIVVLGTAGIAAVRSDICGSPDCNEFRPVFGIGAMYKFDPIWSASMNLDYVKLGATEKDPTRPRNLSFRTDVIELSGSVLYNLLDAYSGSGGYRSSRKRFVVPYAKMGAGIIYYTATSYPGTGDLDESQTTYDPERKYPAIGIVVPFGGGLRFRFSDQISIAPELIYHLTSSDYLDNVGPRLAGGNSKDHYGLAVIRIMYTPEVKTNIFTRKAQTGK, translated from the coding sequence ATGAACAGGAATAGTACAGTCTTTTTACTTTTACTCTGCTTTGTGTTGGCATGGTCTGATGCTGCAGGGCAGTCTACGTTGCTTAAGCGCATGCAGGAAAGCAAGATTCCTGAGCGTGGTATAGTGGTGTTGGGAACAGCCGGTATAGCTGCCGTTCGCAGCGATATTTGCGGTTCACCGGATTGTAACGAGTTCAGACCTGTTTTCGGAATAGGAGCCATGTATAAGTTCGACCCGATCTGGTCTGCAAGTATGAACCTGGATTATGTAAAACTTGGCGCCACTGAAAAAGACCCTACACGTCCACGTAACCTCTCCTTCAGAACAGATGTAATTGAGCTTTCAGGATCTGTGCTCTATAATTTACTGGACGCCTATAGTGGGTCAGGAGGTTACCGATCGTCGCGCAAGCGTTTTGTGGTGCCGTACGCTAAAATGGGTGCAGGTATTATATACTACACCGCCACATCATACCCTGGAACCGGCGACCTCGACGAATCCCAGACAACATATGACCCCGAACGGAAATACCCGGCCATTGGTATAGTGGTACCTTTCGGTGGTGGCCTGCGGTTTCGTTTTTCAGATCAGATAAGCATAGCTCCGGAGCTTATTTACCACCTTACATCCAGCGATTACCTGGATAATGTTGGCCCACGCCTTGCAGGTGGCAACAGCAAAGACCATTATGGTTTAGCAGTTATCAGGATTATGTACACACCAGAAGTAAAAACCAATATCTTTACCCGAAAAGCCCAGACGGGCAAGTAA
- a CDS encoding SDR family NAD(P)-dependent oxidoreductase gives MKTTDNNNKLWWLAAGAGALMAARAVYRNLNAYDFSGKVVLITGGSRGLGLVMARQLAKEGARLVLCSRDEKELENARFELAGKGADVLVMKCDVTVEQEVNDTITNVQNEFGPIDVLINNAGVIHAGPVTEMTVQDFDEAIKTHYWGPVYTTLAVLPAMKARREGRILNISSIGGKISVPHLVPYSASKFALVGLSEGLRAELSQYNITVTTATPGLMRTGSPRHAFIKGQNEKEYALFKIMDSSVLTSNSAEATAKSILDALRYGDAQVTTTFPAMLGEFIHGISPAFMTSVFSVINKFLPGEGGIGKNRVTGAQSETDLSMSWLTERTQKAAMRNNEL, from the coding sequence ATGAAAACAACTGATAACAACAATAAACTTTGGTGGCTAGCCGCAGGTGCCGGTGCTTTAATGGCAGCAAGAGCTGTTTACCGTAACCTGAATGCTTATGATTTCAGTGGTAAGGTAGTGCTGATAACCGGAGGCTCACGTGGTCTTGGCCTGGTAATGGCGCGCCAACTGGCAAAAGAAGGAGCAAGGCTGGTACTGTGCTCCCGCGATGAAAAAGAATTGGAAAATGCCCGTTTTGAGCTGGCTGGTAAAGGTGCCGATGTGCTGGTAATGAAGTGTGATGTAACGGTTGAGCAGGAAGTGAACGACACGATCACGAATGTGCAGAACGAGTTTGGACCGATTGACGTGCTGATAAACAATGCAGGCGTGATACATGCCGGGCCGGTGACTGAAATGACTGTTCAGGACTTTGACGAAGCTATAAAAACACATTACTGGGGTCCGGTTTATACCACACTTGCCGTTTTACCTGCCATGAAAGCCCGACGCGAAGGACGTATCCTGAACATTTCATCTATAGGCGGAAAGATAAGCGTACCGCACCTGGTGCCCTATAGTGCCAGTAAATTTGCTTTGGTTGGTTTATCAGAAGGACTTAGGGCAGAACTGTCGCAGTACAACATAACTGTAACAACCGCCACCCCGGGTTTAATGCGTACAGGCAGTCCGAGGCATGCATTTATAAAAGGGCAAAATGAAAAGGAATATGCCTTGTTTAAGATAATGGACTCGAGTGTGCTGACATCTAACAGTGCTGAAGCTACTGCTAAAAGCATTCTGGATGCGTTGCGATATGGCGATGCCCAGGTAACGACTACTTTCCCAGCTATGCTGGGCGAATTTATACACGGCATCTCTCCGGCTTTTATGACTTCTGTTTTCTCAGTTATAAATAAGTTTTTACCAGGCGAAGGTGGCATAGGCAAGAACAGGGTAACCGGAGCTCAAAGCGAAACAGACTTGTCCATGTCGTGGTTAACGGAGCGGACCCAGAAAGCCGCAATGCGCAATAACGAACTATAA
- a CDS encoding M28 family peptidase, producing the protein MIYRFILGAFLALPLAGLAQQPLLQSGQLLKDVRILSADSLGGRLSGTEGSLKAQDYIIKRFSEIGLKAFNNNYKQQFNITSRNGSDLEGTNLVGYIPGTSGKAIVITAHYDHVGIRNGEVYNGADDNASGVAALLAAATYFKNTNSNHTLIFVAPDAEEKGLQGANAFLNNPPVPLQDILLNVNMDMLGINAKGELYASGTYHNPTLKPLLEKVKPREKAKLVLGHDKPEQGHHDWTNQSDHFQFHKRKIPFIYFGVEDHAHYHQHTDEFRQINQQFFPDAAALVIEFIVLADQNLSKQPERK; encoded by the coding sequence ATGATATACAGATTTATACTTGGGGCTTTTTTAGCTCTACCGTTGGCCGGACTTGCACAGCAACCTTTGCTGCAGTCCGGCCAATTGCTTAAAGACGTACGCATCCTTTCAGCCGATTCGTTGGGTGGTCGCTTAAGCGGAACCGAGGGCAGCCTGAAAGCACAGGACTATATCATTAAGCGTTTCAGCGAGATCGGTCTCAAAGCTTTTAACAACAACTATAAGCAACAGTTTAATATAACCTCAAGAAACGGCTCTGATCTGGAAGGTACTAACCTTGTAGGCTATATTCCTGGTACATCAGGTAAAGCTATAGTTATAACGGCGCACTACGACCATGTGGGCATCCGGAATGGCGAAGTATACAACGGTGCCGATGATAATGCCTCAGGTGTAGCTGCTCTGTTGGCCGCTGCTACCTACTTTAAAAATACCAACTCCAATCATACCTTAATTTTTGTAGCCCCTGATGCTGAAGAAAAGGGTTTGCAGGGTGCTAACGCTTTTCTCAATAATCCCCCTGTGCCGTTGCAGGATATCCTGCTGAACGTAAACATGGATATGCTTGGCATTAATGCAAAAGGCGAACTATACGCCAGCGGTACCTATCATAACCCTACCCTTAAACCACTCTTAGAAAAGGTTAAACCACGTGAGAAAGCCAAACTTGTTCTTGGACACGACAAACCCGAACAGGGCCACCACGACTGGACCAATCAATCCGACCATTTTCAGTTTCATAAGCGGAAGATTCCATTTATCTACTTCGGAGTAGAAGATCATGCCCATTACCACCAACATACCGACGAGTTTAGGCAAATAAACCAGCAGTTTTTCCCGGATGCGGCTGCACTTGTTATTGAGTTTATAGTTCTGGCAGACCAGAATTTAAGTAAGCAGCCAGAACGAAAATAA
- a CDS encoding glycoside hydrolase family 3 protein, whose protein sequence is MRCLRYHPAAKPYYALLFFVLPLMLWSCEGSDASRHPQQEENFAPDEHVPYVRPASIVEALENPSSRWVDSVFNTLTPEQRIAQLIVIEAFSDKGPKYEADVMRLIKTYQVGGIIFFQGGPMRQAKLTNKYQAAAKVPLMIAMDAETGVGMRLDSTVQYPFQQLLGAIEDNGLIYKMGAEVAYEFKRLGMHVNFAPVADINNNAANPIIGYRSFGEDRLDVTAKSLAYMQGMQDNGILATAKHFPGHGDTDVDSHYDLPIIPYDRQRLDSLELYPFKELIKYGIGSIMVAHMHIPKLDSSRHLPSTLSKPIVTGLLKNHLKFKGLIFTDAMVMKGVTKYFEPGEAEVRALMAGNDILERLNNVPKAIQAIKVAIVRGDLTQEEIDLKCRRVLAAKQWLGLDNYKPIELNTLYEDLNPPIADSTNQILAEASITLLRNYKKLIPVKPRRKHRIATVSVGARRTTVFQREADKYARNKEFIISRKANRKEVLKLQKQLRNYDVVLLSLYGPSIRPSNTMGYSGEAKAFVRQVIRDKKTVTILFDNAYAINQFPGIEESEALIVAYQPLYHAQKAAAKVIFGELQARGRLPVTVNQDFGYGDGIRKGKVIASFH, encoded by the coding sequence ATGCGTTGCTTACGTTACCACCCTGCGGCTAAGCCATACTATGCTTTACTGTTTTTTGTGCTGCCACTCATGCTTTGGAGCTGCGAAGGCTCCGATGCCAGCCGCCACCCTCAGCAGGAAGAAAATTTTGCACCTGATGAACATGTGCCATATGTGCGCCCCGCCTCTATCGTAGAGGCTCTTGAAAACCCGTCGTCCCGCTGGGTCGATTCTGTATTTAATACCCTAACCCCTGAACAGCGCATCGCCCAGCTTATTGTAATAGAGGCATTTTCGGATAAAGGCCCTAAATATGAAGCGGATGTGATGCGACTCATTAAAACGTACCAGGTTGGTGGCATTATATTTTTCCAGGGAGGGCCAATGCGGCAGGCAAAGCTCACAAACAAGTATCAGGCTGCAGCCAAGGTCCCGCTCATGATTGCCATGGATGCGGAGACCGGTGTAGGTATGCGTCTTGACAGTACGGTACAGTATCCTTTTCAGCAGCTGCTGGGCGCGATAGAAGATAACGGCCTGATCTATAAAATGGGGGCTGAAGTGGCATACGAATTCAAACGGCTGGGCATGCACGTAAACTTTGCCCCGGTAGCCGATATTAACAACAATGCAGCAAACCCGATCATTGGCTACCGCTCTTTTGGCGAAGACCGCCTGGATGTTACAGCTAAAAGCCTGGCGTATATGCAGGGCATGCAGGACAATGGAATACTGGCAACAGCCAAACATTTTCCGGGCCACGGCGATACCGACGTTGACTCGCATTACGACTTACCCATTATCCCCTACGACAGGCAGCGCCTCGATTCGCTGGAACTATATCCTTTCAAGGAGCTTATCAAATATGGTATCGGCAGTATCATGGTGGCGCACATGCATATCCCTAAGCTAGATTCGTCCAGGCACCTGCCTTCTACCCTTTCCAAACCAATCGTTACCGGCCTGCTCAAAAATCACCTTAAATTTAAAGGGTTGATCTTTACGGATGCTATGGTAATGAAAGGCGTTACCAAATACTTTGAGCCCGGCGAAGCAGAAGTACGCGCCCTGATGGCCGGAAACGATATTCTGGAACGACTGAACAATGTGCCGAAAGCGATACAAGCCATAAAGGTAGCTATAGTCAGAGGCGACCTTACCCAGGAGGAAATAGACCTGAAGTGCCGTAGAGTACTGGCCGCCAAGCAGTGGCTGGGGCTCGACAACTATAAACCCATCGAGCTGAATACCCTTTACGAAGACCTGAATCCACCTATTGCCGACAGCACAAACCAGATACTGGCCGAAGCCTCGATAACTTTGCTGCGTAACTATAAAAAGCTCATACCTGTTAAGCCACGCCGCAAACACCGGATTGCTACGGTATCAGTAGGCGCCCGCAGAACTACGGTTTTCCAACGCGAAGCGGATAAATATGCCCGGAACAAGGAATTCATTATATCGCGCAAGGCAAACAGAAAAGAGGTGCTCAAACTACAGAAACAGCTTCGAAACTATGATGTGGTATTGCTCTCGCTTTACGGACCGAGCATCAGGCCAAGTAACACGATGGGGTACTCCGGTGAGGCAAAAGCGTTTGTGCGCCAGGTCATCAGGGATAAAAAAACGGTAACTATACTTTTTGACAATGCCTATGCTATTAACCAGTTCCCGGGGATTGAGGAAAGCGAGGCGCTTATAGTTGCGTACCAGCCACTTTACCACGCACAAAAGGCGGCAGCAAAAGTAATTTTTGGTGAGTTGCAGGCACGGGGCAGATTACCGGTAACCGTAAACCAGGATTTCGGGTATGGCGATGGCATCCGGAAAGGAAAAGTAATCGCTTCCTTCCATTAA
- a CDS encoding PKD domain-containing protein: protein MKPILLFLHVLTFAFWLPANAQVKPTALDCYRTPNPIQKYIGEKRLTTVTENEVAVYYVVARDEAFNQAEYDAILKASREIQAWYQINTGGVTYTFALPDTVVFYHALQSTSYYQDNWWDKLLPEMQSQGIPLWQPGIIASIWIKTGSNTGIGLGMQSCDGYCGVALAGVENFPEFNDSGICTAIPGGYAWPCVPHGTMAHELGHAFGLPHPDDPTIPENTEEIREVAFHSLMRTHWNYPDIAPPEESPWGLLTVERTHLWSNPFFMQGIELTQIYDADVVNLPVTGQVPTIVVDYTVSGRTITFTNNTSGAVLYYWTFGDGNVSNEEDPTHNYSSPGTYTVTLRASSETGMTALQELTVEISDKIVKDKKPKPTRLGPITIYPNPSRNGRFMIDFPPLSFSFQVTITNSMGIVLLSQVITDTSEAQQLDLSAYGSGMFYIRVDMKEASWTQKLVVF, encoded by the coding sequence ATGAAACCAATTTTACTATTCCTGCATGTATTAACTTTTGCCTTTTGGTTGCCAGCCAATGCGCAGGTAAAACCAACAGCCTTAGATTGCTACAGAACACCTAATCCAATTCAGAAATACATTGGTGAGAAAAGGCTTACTACAGTTACTGAAAACGAGGTAGCAGTGTATTATGTAGTAGCACGAGATGAAGCATTTAACCAGGCTGAGTATGACGCCATTCTTAAAGCGAGTCGTGAGATACAGGCCTGGTACCAGATAAATACCGGCGGAGTTACTTATACTTTTGCACTGCCAGACACAGTTGTTTTTTACCATGCCCTGCAGAGCACCAGTTATTACCAGGACAACTGGTGGGACAAACTTCTGCCAGAAATGCAAAGCCAGGGAATACCTCTCTGGCAACCTGGAATAATAGCCAGTATCTGGATAAAGACCGGCAGTAATACAGGTATAGGCTTAGGAATGCAATCTTGTGATGGTTATTGCGGAGTAGCACTGGCAGGTGTAGAGAACTTCCCTGAATTTAATGATTCGGGGATTTGCACTGCTATACCTGGTGGCTATGCATGGCCTTGTGTCCCGCATGGAACTATGGCTCATGAGCTTGGCCATGCCTTTGGCTTACCTCACCCAGACGATCCCACTATACCGGAGAATACGGAAGAAATCCGTGAAGTGGCTTTCCATAGCCTGATGAGAACCCATTGGAATTACCCCGACATCGCACCACCCGAAGAAAGTCCCTGGGGATTGCTTACAGTTGAGCGCACACATTTATGGAGTAACCCATTTTTTATGCAAGGCATTGAGCTTACACAGATTTATGATGCAGATGTAGTTAATTTACCCGTTACCGGCCAGGTACCAACTATAGTTGTGGATTATACAGTGTCAGGCAGAACCATAACTTTTACTAACAATACTAGTGGGGCCGTACTATATTACTGGACTTTTGGAGATGGAAATGTCAGTAATGAAGAGGACCCAACCCACAACTATAGTTCGCCGGGCACCTACACCGTAACCCTCCGGGCATCCAGCGAAACAGGGATGACAGCCTTACAGGAACTTACCGTAGAAATTAGCGACAAGATTGTTAAAGACAAAAAACCTAAGCCAACCCGGTTGGGTCCCATAACAATTTACCCAAACCCGAGCCGGAACGGACGCTTTATGATCGATTTTCCGCCGCTATCTTTCTCTTTCCAGGTAACTATCACAAATTCGATGGGAATTGTACTGCTTAGTCAGGTAATAACCGATACATCAGAGGCTCAGCAACTAGACCTTAGCGCCTATGGCAGTGGTATGTTTTACATCAGAGTTGATATGAAAGAAGCTTCTTGGACGCAAAAGCTTGTAGTATTCTAG